A window from Kovacikia minuta CCNUW1 encodes these proteins:
- a CDS encoding fatty acid desaturase family protein, with protein MIWRYSWRDSIPLSVTLFQLAINIWLAATWETRTLLQNLLFIPLCLFLFWYNGLVASHNFVHTPWFKLDSLNRFYLAINSINIGLPQAYYRHEHLVHHRFVNDRPDQYGQVQDPTSIFANGKNGQPENVISYCFLGLFRADLLESFRKIGQTGEAPQLYLELAACFLALIGYLILSWQYFLFLFLPTFYLGWVLEHLENYYEHFGGVPENKYANSTSYYASLYNVLFCNEGYHQEHHLRPGVHWTKRHQLRREFRKDFNKVDRVILRFPPALGFLDHRRIVQEQQATQPCAKAI; from the coding sequence ATGATTTGGAGATATTCGTGGCGGGACAGTATTCCACTATCCGTGACGCTATTTCAACTTGCAATCAACATTTGGCTTGCAGCTACCTGGGAAACGCGAACACTGTTACAAAATCTTTTGTTTATCCCATTGTGTCTTTTCCTGTTTTGGTACAACGGTCTGGTTGCCAGTCATAACTTTGTGCATACCCCCTGGTTCAAATTGGACTCACTGAATCGATTCTATTTAGCTATCAATTCAATCAATATTGGACTTCCTCAGGCTTACTATCGGCATGAACATCTGGTTCATCACCGCTTTGTGAACGATCGCCCTGATCAGTACGGGCAAGTTCAAGACCCGACTTCAATTTTTGCTAATGGGAAGAATGGACAGCCCGAAAATGTAATTTCCTACTGTTTTCTTGGGTTATTTCGAGCAGATTTGCTTGAATCCTTTCGCAAAATTGGTCAAACCGGAGAAGCACCGCAACTCTATCTTGAGCTTGCCGCCTGCTTTTTAGCTTTAATTGGTTACTTAATTCTATCCTGGCAATATTTTCTATTTCTCTTTCTTCCAACCTTCTACCTGGGTTGGGTTCTGGAACATCTAGAGAACTACTACGAACATTTTGGAGGAGTTCCAGAAAACAAGTATGCAAATTCCACCAGTTACTACGCCAGTCTCTACAACGTCCTATTTTGCAATGAAGGCTATCATCAGGAACATCATTTGCGTCCTGGTGTGCACTGGACAAAAAGACACCAGTTACGACGGGAGTTTCGCAAAGACTTCAATAAAGTTGACCGGGTAATTCTAAGATTTCCTCCAGCCCTGGGATTTTTAGACCATCGGCGGATTGTGCAAGAGCAGCAAGCAACTCAACCCTGCGCAAAAGCGATTTGA
- a CDS encoding IS110 family RNA-guided transposase, with protein sequence MPSSQPELSMINPNAVGIDLGADYHWVSVPEGRDSECVRRFGCFTADLYAMAAWLKQCGIETVVMEATGVDWIAVFQILETQGFEVKLVNARQGKTVPGRKSDVLDCQWLRQLHSDGLLAGSFRPDDQICVLRSYIRQRDTLIKSASTHIQRMQKALTQMNVQLHRVISDISGTTGLTIIRAIVSGERDLHKLAALKDRRIHASTDEIAVALNGDYRPELVFVLHQELQLYDVFETQIAACDAEIEACLNQFADRIEVATNPLPAAKRRGKKQPGNAPSFDLRTHLYRISGVDFTQIDGFGVLTVLTLLSELGLDPSKFPSAKHFASCLGLCPGSRITGGKRKSSQTRQVANRVATALRMAAQTLVRSHSALGAFHRRMQARLGAPKAITATAHKLARIFYHLWTSGEAFVDPGMETYEQQDQERVVKNLKKKARALGFDLVAKPAAPECVS encoded by the coding sequence ATGCCGTCATCACAGCCTGAACTCTCGATGATCAATCCGAATGCCGTAGGCATTGATCTGGGCGCGGACTACCATTGGGTGAGCGTTCCAGAGGGACGAGACAGTGAATGCGTTCGCCGCTTTGGGTGTTTTACCGCTGACCTATATGCGATGGCAGCGTGGCTCAAACAGTGTGGCATTGAGACCGTGGTAATGGAAGCAACCGGAGTGGATTGGATTGCGGTATTTCAGATTCTCGAAACGCAAGGATTTGAAGTCAAGTTAGTCAATGCTCGACAGGGAAAAACCGTACCGGGACGCAAAAGTGATGTGCTCGACTGTCAATGGTTGCGACAACTCCATAGCGATGGGTTACTAGCAGGCTCCTTCCGTCCTGATGACCAAATCTGTGTGCTGCGTAGCTACATTCGCCAGCGCGATACCTTGATCAAGAGTGCCAGCACTCACATTCAGCGGATGCAAAAAGCCTTGACTCAGATGAATGTACAACTGCACCGGGTGATTAGCGATATCAGCGGCACGACTGGACTTACAATCATTCGGGCGATTGTGTCTGGCGAACGAGACTTGCACAAACTCGCAGCACTCAAAGATCGCCGCATTCATGCCAGTACGGATGAGATTGCGGTGGCATTGAATGGCGACTACCGCCCGGAACTGGTGTTTGTGCTGCATCAGGAATTACAACTCTACGATGTCTTTGAGACCCAGATTGCCGCCTGTGATGCTGAAATTGAAGCGTGCCTCAATCAGTTTGCAGACCGCATTGAAGTTGCCACAAACCCCTTACCTGCTGCCAAACGACGTGGAAAAAAACAACCCGGAAATGCCCCAAGCTTTGATTTGCGAACGCATTTGTACCGCATCAGTGGCGTGGACTTCACTCAAATTGATGGCTTTGGAGTCCTCACCGTCCTGACGCTGTTGTCTGAGTTGGGCTTAGACCCGTCAAAATTTCCCTCAGCTAAGCATTTTGCCTCTTGCTTAGGGCTGTGTCCAGGCAGCCGAATCACAGGCGGCAAGCGCAAGAGTTCGCAGACTCGCCAAGTGGCTAATCGCGTTGCAACGGCGCTACGAATGGCAGCACAGACCTTGGTGCGATCCCATTCTGCCTTGGGTGCATTTCATCGTCGGATGCAAGCGCGACTTGGCGCACCCAAAGCAATTACGGCAACGGCTCACAAACTCGCTCGCATCTTCTATCACCTGTGGACTTCCGGCGAGGCGTTTGTCGATCCAGGCATGGAAACTTATGAGCAGCAGGATCAAGAACGAGTGGTCAAGAACCTTAAGAAAAAGGCGCGGGCGCTCGGATTTGACCTTGTTGCCAAACCTGCTGCCCCGGAGTGTGTTTCTTAG
- a CDS encoding PepSY domain-containing protein yields MAFSQLLSHPCQAFATKARLAIARWIKGTEAVAHLTGLARLNFVKNLFANPWKAIGWFWAVSAGLHAIVLMAPISSPDSLPKDTVVKVTRLQKPRSSEPLSLRPTPNPSQAKPKAKLKQASVRPQLSVSPTKTATTPRPSPVPSPSPTPQPSSVARPKPKPTPSPTFETGAAIAAFSKTMGASTGCNSPTETCWQIADTQWRSVEASLVGQLEAQGFDVTRLDLEDDIGMGVYKISRNGKTEHYLHLLSTTQGTSYVLKDKQLSRGELEQAIGV; encoded by the coding sequence TTGGCTTTCTCGCAACTTTTGAGCCATCCTTGCCAGGCTTTTGCTACAAAAGCAAGATTGGCAATTGCCCGATGGATAAAAGGGACGGAAGCTGTTGCACATTTAACTGGGTTAGCGCGATTGAACTTTGTGAAGAATCTTTTTGCAAATCCGTGGAAGGCAATTGGCTGGTTTTGGGCGGTTTCCGCCGGGTTACATGCGATCGTCCTGATGGCACCCATTTCATCTCCCGATTCTCTCCCTAAGGATACTGTTGTTAAAGTCACACGGCTTCAGAAGCCCCGTTCTTCCGAGCCTCTTTCACTCCGTCCAACTCCTAACCCTTCTCAGGCGAAGCCAAAAGCTAAGCTTAAGCAAGCCTCTGTTCGCCCCCAGTTATCTGTTTCCCCAACCAAAACGGCTACAACCCCTCGACCTTCGCCAGTTCCAAGTCCGTCTCCGACCCCACAGCCTTCATCGGTTGCTAGGCCAAAGCCAAAGCCAACTCCGTCTCCCACTTTTGAAACGGGGGCAGCGATCGCAGCATTTTCCAAGACAATGGGGGCATCTACGGGATGCAACTCTCCGACGGAAACCTGCTGGCAGATTGCAGACACCCAGTGGCGTTCTGTGGAAGCCAGTCTGGTTGGGCAACTTGAAGCACAAGGGTTTGACGTTACCAGGTTGGATCTTGAGGATGATATAGGAATGGGAGTCTACAAAATTTCGAGAAACGGGAAGACCGAACACTATCTCCATCTTCTTTCGACTACCCAGGGAACCAGCTATGTGCTGAAAGATAAGCAATTAAGCCGGGGGGAATTGGAGCAGGCGATCGG
- a CDS encoding 6-carboxytetrahydropterin synthase: protein METRKFLTSKFFPASCRFSSALAPRSAARSTILKKVLSLQNLMHPSHENFMSCIINRRAQFSASHRYWLPELSEAENYKRFGACAHAPGHGHNYVLYVSMEGNLDEYGMVLNLSDVKQVIRQEVTSQLDFSYLNDAWKEFQETLPTTEQIARSIWHRLAPHLPLVRIQLFEHPELWADYYGNDMEAYLTISTHFSAAHRLALPDLSLEDNSAIYGKCARVNGHGHNYHLEVTIKGEIDPRTGMIADLVAVQKAIDDYVVEPFDHTFLNKDIPYFANVVPTAENIAVHIRDLLQEPIREVGAQLHKVKLIESPNNSCEVYCTRAAKEPGTLHQDELLLARN, encoded by the coding sequence ATGGAGACGAGGAAATTCCTCACTTCAAAATTCTTCCCTGCTTCCTGCCGCTTCAGTAGCGCCCTGGCTCCCCGATCGGCAGCGCGATCGACTATCCTGAAGAAAGTCTTAAGTTTACAGAACTTAATGCACCCCTCCCACGAGAATTTTATGAGCTGTATCATCAATCGCCGCGCCCAATTCTCAGCCAGTCATCGTTACTGGCTGCCCGAACTCAGCGAAGCAGAGAACTACAAACGGTTTGGTGCTTGTGCCCACGCTCCGGGACATGGACATAACTACGTCCTTTACGTCTCGATGGAGGGAAACCTTGACGAGTATGGCATGGTGCTGAATTTATCTGATGTGAAACAGGTGATTCGGCAAGAAGTGACCAGCCAGCTTGATTTCTCCTATCTCAACGATGCCTGGAAAGAATTCCAAGAAACCCTACCGACCACTGAGCAGATCGCCCGCAGCATCTGGCATCGCCTTGCCCCCCATCTCCCCCTCGTCCGCATTCAACTTTTTGAACACCCCGAACTCTGGGCAGACTATTACGGAAACGATATGGAAGCTTATCTTACTATTAGCACTCATTTCAGTGCTGCTCATCGCCTCGCTCTTCCCGACTTGAGCCTTGAAGATAATTCTGCTATTTACGGCAAGTGCGCCCGCGTCAATGGGCATGGGCACAACTACCATTTAGAAGTCACAATTAAGGGCGAAATCGATCCTCGGACTGGCATGATTGCTGACTTAGTTGCGGTTCAAAAAGCAATTGATGATTATGTGGTTGAGCCATTTGATCACACCTTCTTAAACAAAGACATTCCCTATTTTGCGAATGTCGTTCCAACTGCGGAAAACATTGCAGTTCATATTCGCGATCTACTGCAAGAGCCGATTCGGGAAGTTGGTGCCCAGTTGCACAAAGTCAAGCTGATTGAAAGCCCGAACAACTCCTGTGAGGTCTATTGCACGAGGGCTGCAAAAGAGCCTGGGACTCTGCATCAAGATGAACTTCTTTTAGCAAGAAACTGA